The genome window CCTTTCTTTTAGAGAGGGGCTGGAAGTGAGGTCTAAAAACAAAAAGCATGTCAAAACAATTCTCAGATTTAGGAATTTCAGCAGGAATTCTAAAAGCAATTACCGAAATGGGAATTGAAACCCCAACCGAAATCCAGCAAAAAACAATTCCGTTATTATTATCAAATACTACTGATATTGTTGGGCTTGCGAAAACAGGAACAGGAAAAACGGCAGCTTTTGGATTGCCTTTATTACAATTGGTCGATACACAATCACCAACAGTTCAGGCTGTAATTTTAGTTCCTACAAGAGAATTAGGGCAGCAGATTTTTAATAATCTGGAAAGTTTTGCAAAATACCTTCCCGAAGTTTCAATCGCAGCAGTTTGCGGTGGAATTCCGATCAAGCCACAAATAGAAAGATTAAAAGAACCAACACATATAGTTGTTGCAACACCTGGCCGTTTGATTGATTTGCTGCAGCGTTCAGCCATTAGCCTAAAGGAAACGAAATTCTTGGTTCTTGATGAAGCCGACGAAATGGTTTCTATTTTGAAAGAAGGTTTAGACGAAATCATTACTGAATTACCAAAAACATATAGAACCTTTTTGTTCTCGGCAACAATGCCAGGAACCATCAAGCAGTTAATCCAGAATTACTTAAATAAAAATGTAGTTCAGGTAAACGCCAGCATGGAAACTGTAGGCAATCAAGGGATTGACCACAATTATATTGTGGTTGAACCGATTGAAAAACTGGATGTTTTAATGCATTTTCTGAATTCGAAAGAAGGGGAGAGAGGTATTATTTTTTGCAAAACCAAAGCAGCTGTCAATAAACTGGCAAAAAACTTAGCGATAAATAGATTTTCATCAGGAGCATTACATGGAAGTCTGTCGCAGGGAATCCGTGACCGAATCATGGAGCAGTTTCGCGAAGGTCACATCAATATTCTGGTAGCAACCGATTTGGCTGCGCGGGGAATTGACGTGGCAGCAATCTCTTATGTTGTTAATTATCATTTGCCAGACGTTTATGAAGTGTATGTTCACCGCAGCGGAAGAACGGCTAGGGCAGGGGCTAAAGGGCTTTCTTTGACCGTTTTACAGCCCGAAGAAGAAACTGAAATTGCTGATTTCGAAAGAGAATTGGGAATCCAGTTTTCTAAATACAAAAAACCATCTGTCGCTAGTATTGAAGAAAATAATACACTTTTATGGGCGAAACAAATCTTCAAAACCAAACCCAACCACGACGTGGATGCCGAATTAAAAACAAAAATAAAAACTATTTTTCATCACCTCACCAAAGACGAACTCATAGAAAAATTACTAGCCAATTATCTGCTGCAGAACAAAACTGAAGTTACGGAAAAGCCTGTTAAAAAATTCAAAAACTAAATTTTTGCTCCTAATATAAATTGTACTTTTATAGATAGCAACAATTAGCTGTTAGTAATTAGTCATTAACCTCTAACGGGAGATAAAAGACCACCGCAAATTCGCAAATTAATTTTTTAAAAAACTGAATTCAGTAATTTTACAAGAATTAATTTGCTCTAATTCCGCAGAAAGTGGTTAATTTCAAGATGATTTTTTTAGTAAAATTTGCGAATTTGCGGTAAAACATTTTCAACGTTTTCCTGAATTAATCTCGTAGCCACTACTCACTACAGCTATTCACTAATCACTAAAAAAAGTCAATATGCAAATAGTAATCATAGGCGGAGGTTTCGCCGGCATTAATTTAGCCAAAGAACTTACCAATCAAAAAGGAATCGAGGTAACTCTTGTAGACAAAAACAATTATAATTTCTTTCCGCCGCTCATTTATCAAGTAGCAACAGCCTTTCTAGAGCCTTCAAGCATCAGTTATCCTTTCCGAAAATTCTTTGCAGGCAAAAAAAATCTGCAGTTTCGTTTGGGCGAATTGGAAAAAGTAATTCCAGCAGAGAACAAAATCATCCTCAATAACGGCGAATTAAATTACGATTACCTGGTTTTTGCAACGGGAGCCGAAACGAGTTATTTTGGAATGGAAAATGTCAAAAAAAATGCCATTCCGATGAAAACACTCAATGATGCTATCGAAATGCGCAATACATTACTGAAAAATCTGGAAAAAGCAGCCATTTGCAAGGACATTCATAAGCGAAGAAAACTTTTGACGATAGTTGTTGCTGGTGGAGGTCCTACTGGAGTGGAAGTATCGGGAATGTTTGCCGAAATGCGAAAAAACATATTGCTAAAAGAATATCCTGAACTGCAAACATCTGCCAGTAATATTTATTTGGTCGATGGAGGAGATGCCTTACTGTCGCCAATGAGCGAAGAATCCCAAAAAGACACCTTGGATGCAGTGACCAAACTCGGAGTGGTCGTAAAATTAAATACCCGAGTAGTTGATTATAAAGATGATACGGTTTTCTTTGCTGATGGAAACACCATTCAGACCAAAAATTTAATCTGGGCAGCAGGAGTTTCAGCCAAAGAATTTGAAGGAATTCCGGCAGAAAGTTACGGACGCGGCAAGCGCATGGCAACCGATACCTTCAACAAAGTCAACGGAACCGAAAACATCTATGCCATCGGCGATACCTGCATACAGCTGAGTGACACCGATTTTCCCGGCGGTCATCCGCAGGTGGCGCAGGTAGCAATCCAGCAGGGTGTAAACTTAGCCGAAAATTTTAAACTAATGCTTCAAAACAAAGCCTTAAAACCATTCAAATACAACGACAAAGGTTCTATGGCAATCATTGGAAAAAACAAAGCGGTTGTCGATTTGCCCAAACCCAAAATGCATTTCAAAGGTTTTTTTGCCTGGATGATCTGGTTATTTGTCCACCTGATGTCCTTGATAACCTACCGCAACCGAATCAATACTTTCTACCATTGGATGATTGCATATTTTTCAAAAGATCAATCGTTGCGAATGATTATCAGACCTGAGAAGAGGGTAAAAGAGGAGGTGTAACTTACGAAAAAAATCATATTGTGAATAATCTAGATTATAAAATGACACAATTGAAAAATCGATTCAAAATGAAATTTATAGCAAAACTTATATTTTTATTTATAACAATTTATCTATTTATACCCTATTGTATTGGTTTAATGGAAAAAATTCAGAAACCAGCTTTTAAAAATCTTCCAATGAAAGATTATATTTTAATCGGAATAATTTTGATGATTATGATTAGCCTAAATATAAAGTGGTTTTATTTTGATAAAAAAAGAAAATAACGTGTATCTATTTAGTTTTTATTAAGACATAATTTCTGATAAAAAAACTATACATTTGAAAAAAAAAACCTTCATATAACATTCCGATTTGGGTCAATTTACGATGGGTTGTTTCTTGTATAAACTAGTTAGGCGTAATATTAACAACCCAACCAACCAGACTATAATAAATTCTTAACATAAACAATATGACGACAAACAAAAAATTTAGAGCAATTTGTATTCATGGTATTTCCATGACACTCATTTGGAGAGGACCTATTAGAGCTGACCGAAATTTAGCTGAAATCGACATGGAAGAACATTTAACGTCTTGTAATATTTCTCAAGACCATTCTATCATTCAAGAAGGTGACCCACTTTGGGAATAAATTTATTAACTCTTAAAAACAAAATAAAAATGAAACAATTAATTTTAATTTCAGTTCTATTTCTAACATCGTTAGAAACATTTTCACAAGACTGTCCATGCAACAAGGCGCTAGAAACTAATACACAGAACGAATTTACAACTCAAACAGGTAGAGACTTTAAACAAGCTACAACAACGTTCTTTTCACAAGACTATACTTTTTGGGAAAATTATAGTTCCTATCAAAATAAAACTACAGACCTCGATGCTGGCTTTTCAATCTTTTCATCAAGTTTTTCAGATAATATGACGAAAGAAGAAAAAAAAGCCAAGTTTGAAAATATGAAGTCCACATTTCAAGCAACAAATAACATATCGCAAAATGATTATTTATTTATCTCACAAAAAATTGCATCTGAGACTGTTTATAATACTTGGATCAAATGCGTTGAAGTACAATGCTCAAACCAAGACAGAATGGTAATAAGCTATACGATATCTGGAGATATGATTAATGTTACTTTAAAATGGTATGCAAAAACAAACCAACGATATACAAAAATTGGAACCATTCAACCATTAAACGCAGAATATCAATCAGGTGATTTATGTCAATATTATAATATTAAATCTCAAAATGCTTTAACTAGCACTTATAAAAGGATAAATGCAAATCAAGACGTAGTTATTACCGTTAATGTCAAAGATTATGATGCTTTACAAGTTGTTATTCCAAGAGTAGAAGTAGAAAACAACTCTTCAGGTATGCCTGTTGGGACTATTGTAACTTCAGTATTAGATTATCCAACATTTTGTAAATTAAATAATCAATCAGAAGTTTTGAATCTTAAAAAAAGTAAATGGGCTCCATGTGACGGTAGAAGTGTTGCAGGAAGTGACTATGCAAACTACGATGCAGTCGTTCCTGATTTACGAGGTGTTTTTTTACGAGGATTAAATGACTTCAAAGTACCTTTAGCGCCAAGTATAAATCCCCAACAAGCCGACCCAGACCCTGATGTAAAAGGAAATCCAAGAAAGGAAAAGAGTTTTCAAAATGACGCTATTCAGACACACACACATAACTTTAACACTGGCGGTTGGTACAATAATGGTAATAAAGGCTCTGGCATTGGATATGTTGGTGTTAATTGGGATCAAGGCAGGACAACAACGGGACCAACAGGTAATGTTTCAGAAAAAGAAACTAGACCGAAAAATGTAGCAGTTTATTACTATATAAGAATTAACAAATAAATACTACGCCTAACAGCGGTTTGGCAAAAGTGGCGGTTCAGTGCTCCGCAGACACATTTGTGGTTAATCAAAGTTTGGTTCTCCGCATCTACATTTGTGGTGAAAATCGCCACCTTCGCCAAGCCGCAAAACGTTAGCAAACAGCTTCAAAAAGCATAACGAAAAACATGGAAACCGAAAATATAAAGAATAAAAATCTACTAGAAACTGTAACGGAGTTAACGAGCTTTTTGCAAGCAAGCGGTGAGGTCGATTTTGATTTTTTCTATAGAGCATATGAAATAATGAATTACCCCGAGGCAGAGCCTCGAGGTATCGCATTACTCAAAAGACAACCGTAGCTGATTTTTGTTAAACGATTTGTAAACAGTCTTTTCTTCTCCTTGATTTTGAATGTATTTCTGAATCACATTCTCATTACCATACTGACCAACCGTATTTACATAATATCCACTCGTCCAAAAATTACCTCCCCATAACTTACTTTTAACTTCTGGATGTAAACGAAAGAGCTCTTTTGCTGTAATACTTTTTACTGTCCTGACAATAATTTCAACAGAAATCTTTGGCACGCTTTGTATCAAAAAATGTACATGATTTTCATCTGCTCCTATCTCAACAAAATGAATTTCATATCGTTCCGAAATATTTCTACAAACTTCTACCAAACTCAGTTCTACATCCTCCGATAAAACATTTCTTCGATATTTTATCGGACAAACCAAATGATAAAGCAACAAGCTTTTATTATGCCGTTTGAAAATATGTTCACTCATCAAACAAATATACTAATCTTTGCGCATCACCCCGAGGCAGAGCCTCGAGGAATTCTTTTGATTAAAAACCTTCACAATAAAAGATTGGAATCATTTAAAAAATGAATTACCAAAATGGAGTGAAGACCAATTAGATGTTTTAGTTAATACTTTACATGACGAACATGGCGATGGTAATAAAATTATTGACAACTTCTTCATTGGGTATATTTTTAGCATATCTCCTGACAACTTAGCTAGTACTATTTTAGATTGCTTTTTATATTATTTTATGAGTGAAAATAAAATTGAGTCTATTGAATTGCTTAATTTAATTGAAGCAAAGGTTAATCTTCTTTACAATAAAAAATATATCAAAGAAGAATCAGAATACATATATTGGGTGAATTTAATTGAGGATGCTAGAAAAAAAGCCGTTTGCTGACAGCTATTACAACGGATTTGGACAATTGGCTTAATGGAAGTATGGTTTTGTACTTGGAATAATTTGACAAATCCGAAGAATGGGCTTAATTTAGTCTCAAACCCGCTGTAGTACCAGAACGTTAGCAGTAATCCCTCATAGTCCGCCTGCCTTACCTCCCGAAGCTAACGGCCATTGCATAAAAAATCAAAAAAACATAAATTAGCTACGCTCATTGCAAGGCCGATTTGTAAACTGTTGCGTAATAGCACGAGTGTAATCCTGGTTGGGAAGTGTGTGATACCTCCAGTGGTGGTACATTTTTTTTGTAACCCCGATTAGAATATTTTATTTATCCGAAAGAACTTCCTCTTTGAGTATTTTTTTAATTTAAATGTTCAGAATCAGAATGAAAGAACAAAATCAAATTTTGATGGAGATTGTCAATCCTCAAGCAGCAGGAATAGACATCGGAAGCAGGAGTCATTTTGTAGCTATTGGTCAAAAAGAAGAACACGTAAGAGAGTTTGGTGTTTATAATGAAGACCTCAAAGCAATATCAGATTGGCTCAAAGGAAATGGCATCCAAACTGTAGCAATGGAAAGTACAGGCACTTATTGGCAAGCATTATATGCTGTTTTGATAAACGATGGTTTTCAAGTGATATTGTGCAATGGAAAATTTACCAAAAACATCAAAGGAAAGAAAACCGATGTACAAGACTGCCAATGGATACAAAAATTACATTCCATAGGCCTATTATCTGGAAGTTTTTTGCCAGATTTACAAACTGAACAACTCCGAACTTATTGCCGACACAGAGCCGGTTTAATTGATGTTGCTGCTGACACAAGCAAGAAAATGCAAAAATACCTTCGTTTACTCAACCTTCGTCTGGATATAATTGTTAAAGATATTTGTGGTTTGACAGGACTTAAGATGATAGAAGCCATTTGTAATGGCGAAACTGATTCTCAGAAATTACACCTAAAAATATTGATTTAAACCTCATTGGCTATCAATACTTCGAAGGAGTAGATTTATTAAAGATAGAAGGATTCAGCCATCAAACCTTACTTACATTAATGAGCGAAGTGGGGTTAGAAGGGATTAAAAAATTCGGTACAGCCAAACAATTTGCAAGCTGGCTCAGACTTACTCCGAACAATAAAATAAGTGGCGGAAAAGTACTCAGTTCTCGCGTGCCAAAAGGGAGTAACCGCTTGAAAATAGCCCTGAGGAATGCTGCCAATGCCATCGGAAATTTAAAAGAATCAACACCTCTGAGAGACTTTTTTCATCGAATTAATTTTCGAAAAGGAAGAGTATCTGCCATAAGCGCAACAGCAAGAAAATTAGGTATAATCATTTGGAATATGATTGTAAAAAACACCTCCTACTATAATCCGGAAAATTACTTATATTTAGACGAAAAAAGAAAACTAGCGGTACAAAGAAGAATACAAAAACAAATGGAAAAACATCAATTCAAAGTCGATGATTTTAACTTTGTAACAATTTAGTTTTTAGATATTTACAAAAACGTTAGTTAGAACCAATCGGCAGAAGTGTAAAACAACAACTTATATTTGAGAAAAAACCTTGAAAAAAACATATAAATGGAACTTCTTCTTCTTTTAATCTTAACATTCATCCTAATTATTGGAGTTCCAATCGTTATAAGTTATTTTATTTATCGTAAGTTAAGAAAAACAGAATTTAGAAAATATGCTTTTATTATTCCATCTCTCATTTTAGGAACTTTAACTTACTTTATTTACACTGCCTTTTATCCAACAGACAGTTTTTACAAAGAAGATTTTGAATCAAATACAAATATCAAATT of Flavobacterium marginilacus contains these proteins:
- a CDS encoding DEAD/DEAH box helicase gives rise to the protein MSKQFSDLGISAGILKAITEMGIETPTEIQQKTIPLLLSNTTDIVGLAKTGTGKTAAFGLPLLQLVDTQSPTVQAVILVPTRELGQQIFNNLESFAKYLPEVSIAAVCGGIPIKPQIERLKEPTHIVVATPGRLIDLLQRSAISLKETKFLVLDEADEMVSILKEGLDEIITELPKTYRTFLFSATMPGTIKQLIQNYLNKNVVQVNASMETVGNQGIDHNYIVVEPIEKLDVLMHFLNSKEGERGIIFCKTKAAVNKLAKNLAINRFSSGALHGSLSQGIRDRIMEQFREGHINILVATDLAARGIDVAAISYVVNYHLPDVYEVYVHRSGRTARAGAKGLSLTVLQPEEETEIADFERELGIQFSKYKKPSVASIEENNTLLWAKQIFKTKPNHDVDAELKTKIKTIFHHLTKDELIEKLLANYLLQNKTEVTEKPVKKFKN
- a CDS encoding NAD(P)/FAD-dependent oxidoreductase, whose protein sequence is MQIVIIGGGFAGINLAKELTNQKGIEVTLVDKNNYNFFPPLIYQVATAFLEPSSISYPFRKFFAGKKNLQFRLGELEKVIPAENKIILNNGELNYDYLVFATGAETSYFGMENVKKNAIPMKTLNDAIEMRNTLLKNLEKAAICKDIHKRRKLLTIVVAGGGPTGVEVSGMFAEMRKNILLKEYPELQTSASNIYLVDGGDALLSPMSEESQKDTLDAVTKLGVVVKLNTRVVDYKDDTVFFADGNTIQTKNLIWAAGVSAKEFEGIPAESYGRGKRMATDTFNKVNGTENIYAIGDTCIQLSDTDFPGGHPQVAQVAIQQGVNLAENFKLMLQNKALKPFKYNDKGSMAIIGKNKAVVDLPKPKMHFKGFFAWMIWLFVHLMSLITYRNRINTFYHWMIAYFSKDQSLRMIIRPEKRVKEEV
- the tnpA gene encoding IS200/IS605 family transposase; the encoded protein is MSEHIFKRHNKSLLLYHLVCPIKYRRNVLSEDVELSLVEVCRNISERYEIHFVEIGADENHVHFLIQSVPKISVEIIVRTVKSITAKELFRLHPEVKSKLWGGNFWTSGYYVNTVGQYGNENVIQKYIQNQGEEKTVYKSFNKNQLRLSFE
- a CDS encoding IS110 family transposase, with product MKEQNQILMEIVNPQAAGIDIGSRSHFVAIGQKEEHVREFGVYNEDLKAISDWLKGNGIQTVAMESTGTYWQALYAVLINDGFQVILCNGKFTKNIKGKKTDVQDCQWIQKLHSIGLLSGSFLPDLQTEQLRTYCRHRAGLIDVAADTSKKMQKYLRLLNLRLDIIVKDICGLTGLKMIEAICNGETDSQKLHLKILI
- a CDS encoding transposase gives rise to the protein MSEVGLEGIKKFGTAKQFASWLRLTPNNKISGGKVLSSRVPKGSNRLKIALRNAANAIGNLKESTPLRDFFHRINFRKGRVSAISATARKLGIIIWNMIVKNTSYYNPENYLYLDEKRKLAVQRRIQKQMEKHQFKVDDFNFVTI